One Bombus fervidus isolate BK054 chromosome 5, iyBomFerv1, whole genome shotgun sequence DNA window includes the following coding sequences:
- the Tacc gene encoding transforming acidic coiled-coil protein isoform X1 yields MSSPRNMSGSVREGTRVVLREITASLHNSPPVQPSRHKSGGDNSTSKSAEHEVKVRFAREFADVGSITYSAPESLSSASSFQSLSSTLSTKSSSGICVDSAPQSPNQVLDDSYVDSNISGLGDLIAGCAGINLNSEDDDHSYSTLQNSQDFSHDQTFASATDELSADITKDLSEFPLTESRKIVQVVDDNSTLTNSTEEIKEIPIVDTICIKEPLPVAIIESNRRNSFIRLEGITSRSFSANKSNESSDDHQTSNSSVNGVDEISLPRCIEESNLNSTVCLSPNKEVTDVLKEKESSLIEDSSNEIDSLPLNFVPYTVNSVCNSTSVFTEYAEEPSLPSIPTVSSLLNSTDSEKLGESNAREDENNVEKQLARSLSPVNNSNIAVISSPQITVKSPIQDKSQDINGSLTNSLNFPNNDVKDYVNVINDKQQTCLDDTSFVRSKTPEVQENSVTNICQEIRNTVITESVVNNLELPSLKEDALKTDAITPRKEEVETSQSDKSFDKKVDDLQNSDDLLRTDDLLKTDDLLKTNLINSIKENENENVEEQCSDKKLDTTIILEDISLISETVPEEELYTEFKPQRQSTTLTTLNIEQPNFEELQSAAEQVANDICKSSLEFSKETDCFISATSEIFQDPTSFDFLINHGNSKTINRLRTESLYVKFDPLVANTSMLPQGNIQSINEEQNGKSESIPANIDTPKRNPAIAAIDRLLFYSPICTNMTQKTDELQEKMASKEQPAEESKSDIPLITDVNMSKELELVRTTVLQLEEELEKRKKEYEAELEKQKNAFQEKINKLQAQMAQEIKSKSQMTVVVEEYEKSISRLLTERERDRTNFEQEKAKLQEELQATNVHLSNTEAAFNDVHQKYEKLKGFVSVYKSNEAVLKEGIQENMETIKGLETRYDQLKNHAKTELEKANFQLDAIRKQHEDETVKLHALVRKAELKSNSLAELVEQKTKENKELTQILDEVIARVGHQNAE; encoded by the exons ATGTCAAGTCCAAGGAATATGAGTGGTTCTGTTCGCGAAGGAACTCGAGTTGTGCTTCGAGAAATCACTGCATCTCTTCATAATTCGCCGCCTGTGCAACCTTCTCGCCACAAG AGTGGTGGCGACAACTCTACATCGAAAAGTGCAGAGCATGAGGTGAAGGTTCGATTCGCTCGTGAGTTCGCCGACGTTGGATCGATCACCTACTCGGCTCCGGAAAGTCTGTCCTCGGCAAGCAGTTTCCAGAGTCTCAGCAGTACTTTAAGCACAAAGAGCAGTAGTGGAATCTGTGTAGACTCCGCGCCTCAAAGCCCCAACCAGGTTTTGGACGATTCCTACGTGGACTCGAATATATCTGGTTTAGGAGACCTGATCGCCGGTTGTGCAGGGATAAACTTAAATAGCGAGGACGACGATCATTCGTACAGTACTCTCCAAAACTCTCAAGACTTCAGTCACGATCAAACATTCGCATCTGCCACTGACGAGCTATCAGCCGATATTACCAAAGATCTGTCTGAGTTTCCGTTGACCGAGTCTCGGAAAATAGTGCAAGTTGTCGACGACAATTCAACGCTGACTAATTCTACAGaggaaattaaagaaataccTATCGTAGACACCATTTGCATCAAGGAACCTCTGCCCGTAGCGATTATAGAATCAAACAGGAGGAATAGTTTTATACGATTAGAGGGAATAACAAGCAGATCCTTTTCTGCTAATAAGAGTAATGAAAGTAGCGATGATCATCAGACGAGTAACAGCTCCGTGAATGGCGTTGATGAGATTTCACTGCCACGTTGCATAGAGGAGTCTAACTTAAATTCGACTGTGTGTTTGTCACCTAATAAAGAAGTCACAGATGTTCTTAAGGAAAAGGAATCTAGTTTGATAGAGGATAGCTCGAACGAAATTGATTCTTTGCCTCTCAATTTTGTACCATATACTGTAAATTCCGTATGTAATTCGACGTCTGTGTTCACGGAATATGCAGAAGAGCCATCGTTGCCTAGTATACCAACGGTTTCTTCTTTATTGAACAGCACAGATTCGGAGAAGTTGGGCGAAAGCAATGCTCGAGAAGATGAGAACAATGTAGAAAAACAACTGGCAAGGTCTTTGTCTCCTGTGAATAATTCTAACATAGCAGTAATTTCATCTCCGCAAATCACAGTGAAAAGTCCTATTCAAGATAAAAGCCAAGATATAAATGGTAGTTTGACAAATTCATTGAACTTTCCTAACAATGATGTAAAGGAttatgtaaatgttataaatgacAAACAACAGACTTGTTTAGACGATACTTCCTTCGTGAGGTCAAAAACGCCTGAGGTTCAAGAAAATTCTGTTACGAATATTTGTCAAGAGATTAGGAACACGGTAATAACAGAAAGTGTTGTTAATAATCTCGAACTTCCTTCGTTAAAAGAAGATGCTTTGAAGACAGATGCTATTACTCctagaaaagaagaagtagAAACCAGTCAATCAGATAAATCTTTTGACAAGAAAGTAGACGATTTGCAGAACTCAGATGATTTGTTGAGGACAGATGATTTGTTAAAGACAGATGATTTGCTAAAGACAAATCtaataaattcgataaaagaaaatgaaaacgagAATGTAGAGGAACAGTGTTCTGACAAGAAATTAGATACCACTATTATATTAGAGGATATTTCTTTGATTTCGGAGACTGTACCGGAAGAGGAACTGTATACGGAGTTCAAACCGCAACGACAGAGCACCACGTTAACTACGTTGAACATCGAACAGCCGAATTTCGAAGAACTGCAATCGGCTGCTGAACAGGTTGCCAATGATATTTGCAAATCTTCATTGGAATTCTCAAAAGAAACCGATTGTTTCATTAGCGCGACATCCGAAA TCTTCCAAGATCCTACGAGCTTCGATTTTTTGATAAATCACGGCAATTCGAAAACTATCAATCGTTTGAGAACCGAGTCcttatatgtaaaatttgaTCCGTTGGTAGCAAATACCAGTATGTTACCTCAAGGAAATATACAATCCATAAACGAGGAACAAAACGGCAAAAGTGAAAGCATACCAGCGAATATTGATACTCCTAAACGTAATCCTGCCATAGCAGCTATAGATAGGCTACTTTTTTATAGTCCTATTTGTACAAATATGACACAAAAAACAGATGAACTTCAAGAAAAAATGGCAAGCAAA GAACAGCCTGCAGAAGAATCAAAATCAGATATTCCACTTATTACCGATGTTAATATGAGTAAGGAATTAGAATTAGTAAGGACAACTGTATTACAGCTAGAAGAAGAActagagaaacgaaagaaagagtaCGAAGCTGAATTAGAGAAGCAAAAGAATGCTTTTcaagaaaaaattaacaaattacaaGCACAAATGGCACAGGAGATAAAAAGTAAATCTCAAATGAC gGTCGTAGTCGAAGAGTATGAAAAATCGATTAGTCGACTGCttacagagagagaaagagatcgTACGAATTTCGAACAAGAGAAAGCAAAACTCCAAGAGGAACTACAAGCTACAAATGTTCATTTAAGCAACACAGAAGCTGCTTTCAATGATGTTCATCAAAAGTACGAGAAGCTCAAAGGATTCGTATCCGTGTATAAAAGTAATGAGGCTGTATTGAAGGAGGGTATTCAAGAAAACATGGAAACAATAAAGGGTTTGGAAACACGATACGATCAATTGAAGAATCATGCAAAGACCGAGCTTGAAAA agctAATTTCCAACTGGATGCTATACGAAAACAACATGAAGATGAAACAGTAAAACTTCATGCGTTGGTACGGAAAGCGGAGCTAAAGAGCAATTCATTGGCCGAATTGGTTGAAcagaaaactaaagaaaataaGGAATTAACGCAAATATTGGATGAAGTGATTGCAAGGGTGGGTCACCAAAACGCGGAATAA
- the Tacc gene encoding transforming acidic coiled-coil protein isoform X3: MGNFIFKSGGDNSTSKSAEHEVKVRFAREFADVGSITYSAPESLSSASSFQSLSSTLSTKSSSGICVDSAPQSPNQVLDDSYVDSNISGLGDLIAGCAGINLNSEDDDHSYSTLQNSQDFSHDQTFASATDELSADITKDLSEFPLTESRKIVQVVDDNSTLTNSTEEIKEIPIVDTICIKEPLPVAIIESNRRNSFIRLEGITSRSFSANKSNESSDDHQTSNSSVNGVDEISLPRCIEESNLNSTVCLSPNKEVTDVLKEKESSLIEDSSNEIDSLPLNFVPYTVNSVCNSTSVFTEYAEEPSLPSIPTVSSLLNSTDSEKLGESNAREDENNVEKQLARSLSPVNNSNIAVISSPQITVKSPIQDKSQDINGSLTNSLNFPNNDVKDYVNVINDKQQTCLDDTSFVRSKTPEVQENSVTNICQEIRNTVITESVVNNLELPSLKEDALKTDAITPRKEEVETSQSDKSFDKKVDDLQNSDDLLRTDDLLKTDDLLKTNLINSIKENENENVEEQCSDKKLDTTIILEDISLISETVPEEELYTEFKPQRQSTTLTTLNIEQPNFEELQSAAEQVANDICKSSLEFSKETDCFISATSEIFQDPTSFDFLINHGNSKTINRLRTESLYVKFDPLVANTSMLPQGNIQSINEEQNGKSESIPANIDTPKRNPAIAAIDRLLFYSPICTNMTQKTDELQEKMASKEQPAEESKSDIPLITDVNMSKELELVRTTVLQLEEELEKRKKEYEAELEKQKNAFQEKINKLQAQMAQEIKSKSQMTVVVEEYEKSISRLLTERERDRTNFEQEKAKLQEELQATNVHLSNTEAAFNDVHQKYEKLKGFVSVYKSNEAVLKEGIQENMETIKGLETRYDQLKNHAKTELEKANFQLDAIRKQHEDETVKLHALVRKAELKSNSLAELVEQKTKENKELTQILDEVIARVGHQNAE, encoded by the exons ATGGGGAATTTCATCTTCAAG AGTGGTGGCGACAACTCTACATCGAAAAGTGCAGAGCATGAGGTGAAGGTTCGATTCGCTCGTGAGTTCGCCGACGTTGGATCGATCACCTACTCGGCTCCGGAAAGTCTGTCCTCGGCAAGCAGTTTCCAGAGTCTCAGCAGTACTTTAAGCACAAAGAGCAGTAGTGGAATCTGTGTAGACTCCGCGCCTCAAAGCCCCAACCAGGTTTTGGACGATTCCTACGTGGACTCGAATATATCTGGTTTAGGAGACCTGATCGCCGGTTGTGCAGGGATAAACTTAAATAGCGAGGACGACGATCATTCGTACAGTACTCTCCAAAACTCTCAAGACTTCAGTCACGATCAAACATTCGCATCTGCCACTGACGAGCTATCAGCCGATATTACCAAAGATCTGTCTGAGTTTCCGTTGACCGAGTCTCGGAAAATAGTGCAAGTTGTCGACGACAATTCAACGCTGACTAATTCTACAGaggaaattaaagaaataccTATCGTAGACACCATTTGCATCAAGGAACCTCTGCCCGTAGCGATTATAGAATCAAACAGGAGGAATAGTTTTATACGATTAGAGGGAATAACAAGCAGATCCTTTTCTGCTAATAAGAGTAATGAAAGTAGCGATGATCATCAGACGAGTAACAGCTCCGTGAATGGCGTTGATGAGATTTCACTGCCACGTTGCATAGAGGAGTCTAACTTAAATTCGACTGTGTGTTTGTCACCTAATAAAGAAGTCACAGATGTTCTTAAGGAAAAGGAATCTAGTTTGATAGAGGATAGCTCGAACGAAATTGATTCTTTGCCTCTCAATTTTGTACCATATACTGTAAATTCCGTATGTAATTCGACGTCTGTGTTCACGGAATATGCAGAAGAGCCATCGTTGCCTAGTATACCAACGGTTTCTTCTTTATTGAACAGCACAGATTCGGAGAAGTTGGGCGAAAGCAATGCTCGAGAAGATGAGAACAATGTAGAAAAACAACTGGCAAGGTCTTTGTCTCCTGTGAATAATTCTAACATAGCAGTAATTTCATCTCCGCAAATCACAGTGAAAAGTCCTATTCAAGATAAAAGCCAAGATATAAATGGTAGTTTGACAAATTCATTGAACTTTCCTAACAATGATGTAAAGGAttatgtaaatgttataaatgacAAACAACAGACTTGTTTAGACGATACTTCCTTCGTGAGGTCAAAAACGCCTGAGGTTCAAGAAAATTCTGTTACGAATATTTGTCAAGAGATTAGGAACACGGTAATAACAGAAAGTGTTGTTAATAATCTCGAACTTCCTTCGTTAAAAGAAGATGCTTTGAAGACAGATGCTATTACTCctagaaaagaagaagtagAAACCAGTCAATCAGATAAATCTTTTGACAAGAAAGTAGACGATTTGCAGAACTCAGATGATTTGTTGAGGACAGATGATTTGTTAAAGACAGATGATTTGCTAAAGACAAATCtaataaattcgataaaagaaaatgaaaacgagAATGTAGAGGAACAGTGTTCTGACAAGAAATTAGATACCACTATTATATTAGAGGATATTTCTTTGATTTCGGAGACTGTACCGGAAGAGGAACTGTATACGGAGTTCAAACCGCAACGACAGAGCACCACGTTAACTACGTTGAACATCGAACAGCCGAATTTCGAAGAACTGCAATCGGCTGCTGAACAGGTTGCCAATGATATTTGCAAATCTTCATTGGAATTCTCAAAAGAAACCGATTGTTTCATTAGCGCGACATCCGAAA TCTTCCAAGATCCTACGAGCTTCGATTTTTTGATAAATCACGGCAATTCGAAAACTATCAATCGTTTGAGAACCGAGTCcttatatgtaaaatttgaTCCGTTGGTAGCAAATACCAGTATGTTACCTCAAGGAAATATACAATCCATAAACGAGGAACAAAACGGCAAAAGTGAAAGCATACCAGCGAATATTGATACTCCTAAACGTAATCCTGCCATAGCAGCTATAGATAGGCTACTTTTTTATAGTCCTATTTGTACAAATATGACACAAAAAACAGATGAACTTCAAGAAAAAATGGCAAGCAAA GAACAGCCTGCAGAAGAATCAAAATCAGATATTCCACTTATTACCGATGTTAATATGAGTAAGGAATTAGAATTAGTAAGGACAACTGTATTACAGCTAGAAGAAGAActagagaaacgaaagaaagagtaCGAAGCTGAATTAGAGAAGCAAAAGAATGCTTTTcaagaaaaaattaacaaattacaaGCACAAATGGCACAGGAGATAAAAAGTAAATCTCAAATGAC gGTCGTAGTCGAAGAGTATGAAAAATCGATTAGTCGACTGCttacagagagagaaagagatcgTACGAATTTCGAACAAGAGAAAGCAAAACTCCAAGAGGAACTACAAGCTACAAATGTTCATTTAAGCAACACAGAAGCTGCTTTCAATGATGTTCATCAAAAGTACGAGAAGCTCAAAGGATTCGTATCCGTGTATAAAAGTAATGAGGCTGTATTGAAGGAGGGTATTCAAGAAAACATGGAAACAATAAAGGGTTTGGAAACACGATACGATCAATTGAAGAATCATGCAAAGACCGAGCTTGAAAA agctAATTTCCAACTGGATGCTATACGAAAACAACATGAAGATGAAACAGTAAAACTTCATGCGTTGGTACGGAAAGCGGAGCTAAAGAGCAATTCATTGGCCGAATTGGTTGAAcagaaaactaaagaaaataaGGAATTAACGCAAATATTGGATGAAGTGATTGCAAGGGTGGGTCACCAAAACGCGGAATAA
- the Tacc gene encoding transforming acidic coiled-coil protein isoform X2 produces MEYINKLLHRAAAIPARTLLPPSPSSSPSPSPSPTPPSGGDNSTSKSAEHEVKVRFAREFADVGSITYSAPESLSSASSFQSLSSTLSTKSSSGICVDSAPQSPNQVLDDSYVDSNISGLGDLIAGCAGINLNSEDDDHSYSTLQNSQDFSHDQTFASATDELSADITKDLSEFPLTESRKIVQVVDDNSTLTNSTEEIKEIPIVDTICIKEPLPVAIIESNRRNSFIRLEGITSRSFSANKSNESSDDHQTSNSSVNGVDEISLPRCIEESNLNSTVCLSPNKEVTDVLKEKESSLIEDSSNEIDSLPLNFVPYTVNSVCNSTSVFTEYAEEPSLPSIPTVSSLLNSTDSEKLGESNAREDENNVEKQLARSLSPVNNSNIAVISSPQITVKSPIQDKSQDINGSLTNSLNFPNNDVKDYVNVINDKQQTCLDDTSFVRSKTPEVQENSVTNICQEIRNTVITESVVNNLELPSLKEDALKTDAITPRKEEVETSQSDKSFDKKVDDLQNSDDLLRTDDLLKTDDLLKTNLINSIKENENENVEEQCSDKKLDTTIILEDISLISETVPEEELYTEFKPQRQSTTLTTLNIEQPNFEELQSAAEQVANDICKSSLEFSKETDCFISATSEIFQDPTSFDFLINHGNSKTINRLRTESLYVKFDPLVANTSMLPQGNIQSINEEQNGKSESIPANIDTPKRNPAIAAIDRLLFYSPICTNMTQKTDELQEKMASKEQPAEESKSDIPLITDVNMSKELELVRTTVLQLEEELEKRKKEYEAELEKQKNAFQEKINKLQAQMAQEIKSKSQMTVVVEEYEKSISRLLTERERDRTNFEQEKAKLQEELQATNVHLSNTEAAFNDVHQKYEKLKGFVSVYKSNEAVLKEGIQENMETIKGLETRYDQLKNHAKTELEKANFQLDAIRKQHEDETVKLHALVRKAELKSNSLAELVEQKTKENKELTQILDEVIARVGHQNAE; encoded by the exons ATGGAATATATCAATAAATTGCTTCATCGAGCTGCCGCGATCCCGGCAAGGACGTTGCTGCCGCCATCGCCATCGTCATCGCCATCGCCATCGCCATCGCCCACGCCGCCG AGTGGTGGCGACAACTCTACATCGAAAAGTGCAGAGCATGAGGTGAAGGTTCGATTCGCTCGTGAGTTCGCCGACGTTGGATCGATCACCTACTCGGCTCCGGAAAGTCTGTCCTCGGCAAGCAGTTTCCAGAGTCTCAGCAGTACTTTAAGCACAAAGAGCAGTAGTGGAATCTGTGTAGACTCCGCGCCTCAAAGCCCCAACCAGGTTTTGGACGATTCCTACGTGGACTCGAATATATCTGGTTTAGGAGACCTGATCGCCGGTTGTGCAGGGATAAACTTAAATAGCGAGGACGACGATCATTCGTACAGTACTCTCCAAAACTCTCAAGACTTCAGTCACGATCAAACATTCGCATCTGCCACTGACGAGCTATCAGCCGATATTACCAAAGATCTGTCTGAGTTTCCGTTGACCGAGTCTCGGAAAATAGTGCAAGTTGTCGACGACAATTCAACGCTGACTAATTCTACAGaggaaattaaagaaataccTATCGTAGACACCATTTGCATCAAGGAACCTCTGCCCGTAGCGATTATAGAATCAAACAGGAGGAATAGTTTTATACGATTAGAGGGAATAACAAGCAGATCCTTTTCTGCTAATAAGAGTAATGAAAGTAGCGATGATCATCAGACGAGTAACAGCTCCGTGAATGGCGTTGATGAGATTTCACTGCCACGTTGCATAGAGGAGTCTAACTTAAATTCGACTGTGTGTTTGTCACCTAATAAAGAAGTCACAGATGTTCTTAAGGAAAAGGAATCTAGTTTGATAGAGGATAGCTCGAACGAAATTGATTCTTTGCCTCTCAATTTTGTACCATATACTGTAAATTCCGTATGTAATTCGACGTCTGTGTTCACGGAATATGCAGAAGAGCCATCGTTGCCTAGTATACCAACGGTTTCTTCTTTATTGAACAGCACAGATTCGGAGAAGTTGGGCGAAAGCAATGCTCGAGAAGATGAGAACAATGTAGAAAAACAACTGGCAAGGTCTTTGTCTCCTGTGAATAATTCTAACATAGCAGTAATTTCATCTCCGCAAATCACAGTGAAAAGTCCTATTCAAGATAAAAGCCAAGATATAAATGGTAGTTTGACAAATTCATTGAACTTTCCTAACAATGATGTAAAGGAttatgtaaatgttataaatgacAAACAACAGACTTGTTTAGACGATACTTCCTTCGTGAGGTCAAAAACGCCTGAGGTTCAAGAAAATTCTGTTACGAATATTTGTCAAGAGATTAGGAACACGGTAATAACAGAAAGTGTTGTTAATAATCTCGAACTTCCTTCGTTAAAAGAAGATGCTTTGAAGACAGATGCTATTACTCctagaaaagaagaagtagAAACCAGTCAATCAGATAAATCTTTTGACAAGAAAGTAGACGATTTGCAGAACTCAGATGATTTGTTGAGGACAGATGATTTGTTAAAGACAGATGATTTGCTAAAGACAAATCtaataaattcgataaaagaaaatgaaaacgagAATGTAGAGGAACAGTGTTCTGACAAGAAATTAGATACCACTATTATATTAGAGGATATTTCTTTGATTTCGGAGACTGTACCGGAAGAGGAACTGTATACGGAGTTCAAACCGCAACGACAGAGCACCACGTTAACTACGTTGAACATCGAACAGCCGAATTTCGAAGAACTGCAATCGGCTGCTGAACAGGTTGCCAATGATATTTGCAAATCTTCATTGGAATTCTCAAAAGAAACCGATTGTTTCATTAGCGCGACATCCGAAA TCTTCCAAGATCCTACGAGCTTCGATTTTTTGATAAATCACGGCAATTCGAAAACTATCAATCGTTTGAGAACCGAGTCcttatatgtaaaatttgaTCCGTTGGTAGCAAATACCAGTATGTTACCTCAAGGAAATATACAATCCATAAACGAGGAACAAAACGGCAAAAGTGAAAGCATACCAGCGAATATTGATACTCCTAAACGTAATCCTGCCATAGCAGCTATAGATAGGCTACTTTTTTATAGTCCTATTTGTACAAATATGACACAAAAAACAGATGAACTTCAAGAAAAAATGGCAAGCAAA GAACAGCCTGCAGAAGAATCAAAATCAGATATTCCACTTATTACCGATGTTAATATGAGTAAGGAATTAGAATTAGTAAGGACAACTGTATTACAGCTAGAAGAAGAActagagaaacgaaagaaagagtaCGAAGCTGAATTAGAGAAGCAAAAGAATGCTTTTcaagaaaaaattaacaaattacaaGCACAAATGGCACAGGAGATAAAAAGTAAATCTCAAATGAC gGTCGTAGTCGAAGAGTATGAAAAATCGATTAGTCGACTGCttacagagagagaaagagatcgTACGAATTTCGAACAAGAGAAAGCAAAACTCCAAGAGGAACTACAAGCTACAAATGTTCATTTAAGCAACACAGAAGCTGCTTTCAATGATGTTCATCAAAAGTACGAGAAGCTCAAAGGATTCGTATCCGTGTATAAAAGTAATGAGGCTGTATTGAAGGAGGGTATTCAAGAAAACATGGAAACAATAAAGGGTTTGGAAACACGATACGATCAATTGAAGAATCATGCAAAGACCGAGCTTGAAAA agctAATTTCCAACTGGATGCTATACGAAAACAACATGAAGATGAAACAGTAAAACTTCATGCGTTGGTACGGAAAGCGGAGCTAAAGAGCAATTCATTGGCCGAATTGGTTGAAcagaaaactaaagaaaataaGGAATTAACGCAAATATTGGATGAAGTGATTGCAAGGGTGGGTCACCAAAACGCGGAATAA